In Nitrospira sp. MA-1, the DNA window AGCGGCACAATTGTTCCTCAAATGATCGTTGAAGAATAATAACGGTTCAACGTGTATTGTCAAATTGACGACATGAGGGCACAATGAAGCAACTTTTCAAAGTCGTTGAGGCACACCTTATGCCTACACGATGTCCTGCCAAACTTCGAACGCCAGAGTACGTAACAGACGATGGTTGACCGCTAGTATGAGATGGCGACAGGACAATTTTCATGAGCAAGTGGGTAGCAATCGTCCTCTTCATTGTGGCAGCGATCGCCCAGTCCATTGGCGGTCTGGCGTCGGGTAAGGCGGCAAAGACGCTTTGTTCCGACTCATGGTATCAATTCATCGAGGAGAACGTTCCGACGAGCGACGGCCAAGGGCATGGCCCGGACATCGGTTCAGACGAATGGAAGTCGGTGATCGAGTTCAAGCTTGGTATTCGGGACAAGCCGGATGTTCCGAGTCGTGACACCGAAGCCTGGTGCCGACACATCGATCAAATGGTTCTGGAGAACCGCACGTCATCGAAAAGTGTTGGGAATCCCGGCGGAGCTGCCAAGGCGCAAGGCCCCTCGTTCGCTTGTATCAATGTTATTGGCGGTAGCATCGAGGCGATGATTTGCAAGGATGAGGAATTATCTGCGCTCGATCGCAAGCTGTCCGATGTCTACGCTTCTGCATCGAAAAAAGCGAGCAACGAGCATCCTTCTGTCCTCAAGACAGAGCAACGCGGGTGGATCAAAGGGCGCGACGACTGTTGGAAAAGCGGAGACACACGCGGATGTGTCCGGGATGAGTACACACGCCGCATCGCCGAACTGCAGGCCAGGTATCGGCTGGTACCCCACAGTGGGCCGATCAGTTTCCTGTGCGGGGACACCTCCGCCAATGAGGTCGTCGCCATGTTTTTCCAGACCCAGCCTCCAACGTTGATTGCCGAACGCGGGGATAGCGTCTCGCTGATGTTCTTACAGCCGAGCGGCAGTGGGACTAAGTACCACGGTCGCAACGAGACCTTTTGGGAACATCAAGGGGAAGCGTTAATTACCTGGGGTTTCGGTGCGCCGTCGATGCATTGCAAAAAGACATCGTAATGCAAGCCCATACAGCTTAAACACCGACACGGGATATCTCAAACTGCCCACAGCGTTGTTTTTGGTCGGTAAATAGCAGGAGCAGACTGTCTCCGCGCCAGCTACATGGTCAACGGCGGCATCAACACCGACCCCATTTCCTGCTATGACCAACCATTTTTTCTTCTCGTCACTCTCCCTCCCTTAATCGTCGGTTTTTAAAAACGGTTTGACTATGCATTTCGAAAATGTCAGGACATCCTACTTAATTGCCTGTTGTTTGATTTGGTCGATCGAGATTTCTTGCTCTTATAATCCCAAATTACTAAACTCCTACCGTTGATTGAAGAAATATATAAATCAATGTTAGCCCCCACTAAACAGTCATGGGAGAACCGGAAGAAATACTCGATACTACAACGATTGGGCGTAACGATGCGATTCGTTTCGCGTCGCTCACTCTGGCGAACCTAGAATTCCTCGAGCAAGCCTGGCGCGCCGACCATAGTCGCAGCGACGGGTCCGGGATTCATCTTGTTACTCAGACCGTGAATTCTCTTCTCGGGCTCGTGGTGTTCACTTGTGAAAAGAAATACGTCCGGTGCACGTTGAGCGAACGGCTCGTCGATTTGGCCGAAAAGGGTTGGCCGTCATGGACTTTCACATTGGGTGGCGCCCCAAATCACACACTCGGCGAACTTATTTATCACCTCCGGAACGGCGCAGCTCATGCCAGACTAGCCTTCTCATCTGACAGCTCCCTTCCCGCTGACGTTCGGATTACGGTCGAGGATGCCTTGTCCAAGACAAGCCCGGTTTATTGGCGGGCATCGATCACCGCGGCCGATCTCTTGAAGTTCTGTCATCTTTACGGAAAGCATGTTGACGAAGTCATCGGCTAGTAGTGCGCGGGCTAACACGGAAATGGAGTGGACGGGCGGTGGCTCTAGGACGTGCGCGGCTCATTTGGAATGTCCAGCCAGCCGCAGGTGGCAACAGGGACATGAAACATAGCTGGATGGGTAGCTGACAGTCCGCAATCTCACTGCAGCTCAACCCCAACGTTCGGCTGCCATGGTACAGGAGCACTTGGCAGATGCTGAGGGCAGAGGGAGGTTCTCTCTAGTGCTTGATGACCGTTTGGGGAAGATGGGCTGAGTGACGACCAGTGACAGGAGGAGGAGCCATGATCAAACACTTCGACCACGTCACCATTGTGGTCAGAAATGTCGAGAAGGCCAAGCAGTTTTTCGGCCTGTTGGGGTTCAAGGAAGACAAGTCCGTCGTGATCGCAGGCCCGCAGTTCTCGAACTATATGGGAGTGGACGGTATCGAGGCTGAACACATCACGCTCGTGCTCCCCAATGTCTCACCACGAACGGAGGTGCAACTACTCAACTATCGTTCCCCGGATCCTCTCCCGGACCCGGCTATTCGCAATCTCACCAAACTGGGATTCAACCACGTCTGTTTTGCCGTGGACGATCTGGAGGCCGAGGTGGCAAAACTTCAAGCCCACGGCGTTCAACTCCGGAACGAGGTCATGGACTTCCATGACCGCAAGCTGGTCTTTCTTTCCGGACCGGAGGGCATCACTGTGGAACTGGCGGAATGGAATCAAAGCCGAAGGAAACGCTGAACCAGCCGCTGCAGCCGACGGTCGGCCGCCATGAGGGTCGCTGCGGCTGAGCTTGATCCATATGCGGTCTCGACTTTTCGGAAGGAATTGACATGAAGCGTGTATATGACCCAACGATTGAAAAGGTGGCACAGGCGTTCCCCCGCGTCGATGTCACAGACGTCCTGGGCGCGCGAAAGGTCGTAGCCGAATTCTGTGAGGCATTGCAGAAGTCAACGGGACGCCCCAGGCACGACCAAATTGAAGAAGTCGAAAAGACGATTCCAGGTCCCAAGGGTGCACCACCCCTGCCGATCCGCCTCTACGTTCCTAAGGATCGCACCGAGGCGGGACCGGCCTTCGTCAACTTCCATGGAGGGGCGTTCATTATGGGCGATTTGGAGAGTGAACATCCGCGTTGCCTCGCGATGACGGCCGATGGAGGAGCCGTCTCAGTAGGCGTTGATTACCGACTCGCTCCAGAGCATCCCTTCCCTGCAGGGGTGGAAGACTGCTATGCCGCTTTGAGATGGGTCGCCGCCAACGCAGAGGAACTCCAGGTTGATCCCAACCGTATCGCAATCGGAGGCGGTAGTGCAGGAGGTAATCTGTCTGCGGCTGTTGCGCTAATGGCCCGAGATCGCGGCGGGCCGAAAATTGCTTATCAGATGCTATTCTACCCGGTGGTTGACGACCGTTCTGAGACAGACTCCATGAAGGCCGGAACCGACCTGTACATCTGGGATTATTGGAACAATCTCCGCATGTGGGACCACTATATCGGGCGTGACCGCGATGAGGTGTCTCCGTATGCGGCACCGGCGCGGGCGGATAACCTCTCCGGCCTGCCGCCCGCTTACGTAATGACCTGTGAGCATGACCCTCTGCGTGACGAAGGCATCCTCTACGCGATGAGGTTGATGGCAGCCGGCGTCCCGGTGGAACTCCACCACTACCCGGGCACGGTCCACGGCTTTGACTTTCTGGCGCAGTCCGATATTTCCACGCTCGCCATAAGGGAAGGTGTCGAAGCGTTCAAGCGCGCCATGGGTAGGGCCTCATAACGTAGATAACTACAATAGGAACGCCGTGCCCAGGATCGTCGCCACAGTCCAGGTCGAAGATTTGCCGAAATGGGAGGAGAGTTTTAGAACGCATGAAGGGTTGTTCCGCCGACAAACGATCAATGGCCGGCACGATACAATTTTTTGTGCTGGACCAACGGTTCAAGTTCTAAGGTACTTGAACGGCATCGGGGGATCCATTGAAAAACCCCAAAACGGATACTTGATCCCGGTTTATTCGATGTTACTTTGGATTGCGGTTTCAACCGGTCGCTGCAACACATGGGTTAAATCGTTCAGCAGGTGTTTCAAAGTTTAACGTTTTTCTTGGTCGTTCGTTGAGACGCCGTGCAACGGCGTTTAGCTTGGCTTGTGGAACTCTCGACAGATCCATTCCTTTCGGGAAGTATTGCCTTAACAGACCATTGGTATTTTCGTTGGACCCTCGCTGCCAGGGATTGTGTGGATCACAAAAGTATACCTTTATGTCGGTCGCCAGCGTGAAGCGTTTATGGTCGGCCATCTCTTTGCCTCGGTCCCAGGTGAGTGACTTGTAAAGCTCCCGAGGTAACTTATGCGCTTGCTTGATCAAGGCATTGATCACCGTCTCGGTGTCTTTGCTGTCGACTTTGACCAGCATCAGGTAGCGTGTATGACGTTCGACCAGCGTCGCCATCTGGCTGTTATGACTACCGAATAGCAGATCACCCTCCCAGTGTCCCGGTAAGGCTCGGTCTGCCGCAGAGGCAGGCCGCTCACGGATCGATACGGTGTCGGTAATCCGGCCGTGCTCCTCCGTTTTTTGTGTGTGGTGGCGTGAACGACGCATCATTCGTGTGCGCCTCAAATGCTGCATCAACTCTTTCTTCAAGGCACCACGTGCCTGGATGAATAGGCTCCTATAGATCGTCTCGTGGGACACCTGGTAACGTTCATCGTCCGGATAGGTGTGCTTAAGCCAACCGGCAATCTGCTCGGGTGACCACTCCAATTGTAGCTTCCTGGCTACGATTCGAGCCAGTGCACGGTTCTCTACTAGTTTACAGGTTTTGGGGCGATGGGCCCGAGCCCAGGCCGCCTGATCAGCCTGACTTGCCCGGTAACCGCCTTGCCCATGGTTGCGTTTGATTTCCCGACTGATGGTCGAAGGCGCACGATTCAGGGAGGCTGCGATGGAACGAATGGAGCAACCTGTAGCTATGCCGCGTGATATTTCCTCCCGCTCCGCCAGGGTTAGTGCGCATGATGATCGTCGACGCTCTGGCGGGCGTATCCCCCCATGCTCTCGAAGGATACGTTCAATCGACGGATGATGCCGATCAAATAACCGCGCAATCGACTCCAGAGATTCACCTTTCTTCCAGCGATCCCACATTAAGGCCTTTTGTTCTTCTGTGTAATAAATCCTTGGGCGCCGCTTCATTTTCAACATCCTCCTCTCTATTATTAGAGATTAGATGTTGCAGCGACCGGTTGAAACCGCAATCAACAGTAGACATACGAGACCGAATCATATGGATATGCCTCCTAACCACAGGTCGGAGTAGACGCCCTACATCGTGCGTTTTAGGCGTTCCTTGCGTTGGAAAGCTGTGAACTGTTACTCAAACTCGACATTGGAGGGAATCGAAAGGCAAGGAACAGGGTGAAGTTCCTTTATGTCTTAATTCCGTCGATCATAATAGCTGGCGGATACCTGAGGATATCCTCCCAATAGTTTCCCTCTTCACCCGCTTGTGGATCAGGGGCAATGGTCAGGTTATGGAACGTGACGTCGCGAAACCCCGCTTCGTAAAGCGCCGACTCATGAGCCCCCATCGGCATATAATAGTTCTCGATCTCAATCGTTGAGTCGTCTAAGTAAATTGTCCAGACGAGCGGGGCACCTTCATACGCTGATTCAGGCAACCGGGCCTGGAAACCATATTTTCGGTAGTCCGGCGGGTTGGCCTGCATTGAGTACAAATCCGGATTGACGATTAAGGTCACGTATCGTCCGCCGGATTTGATGCACCGCGCCAGCCCGCCACACATCATACTCAGTTCCTCATGATTGTACGCATAGACGAGTAAGCAAGTGGAAGTTGAGATATCAAACTTTTGTGCCGAGGTTGGCGCTCGTGCGTCCTCTACACGATATTCAATGCCGAGCGGTTCATAGGCCTCCTGCCGGCGAGCCAGCTCGATCATTTCTTCAGAAATGTCGACGCCGACCACCTCAGACGCACCGGCCTTGCGGAGCTCTCGTGTCAGCCATCCTTCCCCGCAAGCCACATCGACCACCGATTTATCGGCAAGATCCCCGATCAAGTTCATCATTGAATACAGCACGCTCCTGGTCCACCACGGTTGCTCTTTCGCTTTCTTGTATTGATTGGCAATCTGATTGTAGTCCGTCGTCATATGCGCCTCCGTCGTTGATGTCTGCACGAACCCTCTTCGTCGCGCCAGTGATCCGACTTTCCCCCTTTTACCGCATTGGTTTCCGCCATGCCAATTCTCTCGTCTCTTCTTCGATGTGTCATGGCAACACTCCAAGCTGTTGCGTCTGAAAGGAATAATAATCCGTCACCCATTTCAGGTAAAAAGGTATATCCTTGAGCTGTATGGGTGCACGCTGGATAAGGTGGGGTTCATAAGGAACGTGCATAACCCTTTTTCGGGTACTGGTTGAGCGCGTCCACAATCGATGAGAGCGGGAAGAGGGTCAACCTGCTGGCAGTCATCCGGGTCACACGGGTTTTTCACCGACCGGGTCTGGATTAAGTTCCAAGATTTGTTCCGTCACCTGTGCTTTACCTGTTGTTCAGTTCATAGGCTTTTTTCCCTTATGAAATAGGGTGGTTCATTCCCATCGTTTTGGTTTGCGCAATGAATGTGGTGGAGGAATGTCTGCGCCGTCCTGAAAAAAATTGGTGATATTGTTTTCTTTTTAGACAAAGAGAAATGCCTCTGCCATTCATGAGGACAAAATTTCGATTAATTGCATCATGCCTCGATCCTCATGGACCAGATTGTGGCAATGCAAGACATACTTGCCGGTAAACACCTCGTACCGGGTTCGCATGGTCACCGTCACAGGGGGATTGCTTCTGACAAGGATGGTGTCGCGCCAGACCGGGTCCACTGGTTTCCCGTTGATTTTGATCACTTGGAAAGGATTGACGTGAATGTGAAACGGATGGCTTCCGTTCTTCGAGGATAACGTCCACTCCTGGACCCCATTGAGTGTCATGGTCCGATCCACACGAGTATGGTCGAACTCTTGCCCGTCAATCATGAACTGACCGTTGGCGATGTCAAATACCAATTCCGGCTGCTTAGGCGGGTCAGTGAGTTCTTGGTCTGTAATCGGGCGAAATGGAGCCAAAGGCCGAAGCTCGCGGTTGCTGGGGAGACTCATGTTGATTCGTGGGCCCATTACCTGAATGTTCGCCAAGAGTTGCTCGGATTCTGGATTTCCGTCCAGCCCGACTTCTTCCATCTTTTTTTTCAATCTGTATATGCCTTTGGGCCCCGCTTTGATCAACACGTCGGCGCGATTGCCGGGGGCCAGAAAAACCTCCTTACTCGTATCGATCTTTCCTAGGGTAATCCCATCAATGGCAATGACATGGAGATCCTGAGGAATGCCTTCTTCATTCACAAGTTCGATTGTGAGCAATTCATCGATGCCGGCATGGATCAATCGCCAACGTTGAACCTCGCCCGGCTGAAGGGTTAGCACCGGTTCCAATAATCCATTGATTGTGGTTGGCAACTGGTTTTCGGGCTTGTCGAACGGAATCCTGAGCTGCTGAAAAAGAAACACTTGATCGCGAGCCACCTGGATTTCCGGCACTTGATCAATATCGCCTTCAATAATCAACGCGCCGGCCATGCCTTCTCGCAATTGAGATGCCGTCGATCCATGCCGGTGCGCGTGATACCAGAAGGTTCCGGCATGATGATGGTCAGGAATATCAAACTGGAATTGAAGATCGTTTCCGGGAGGAATTTCAAGCAGGACATTGTCACTATTGCCCGTCGGTGAGATATGAAGCCCATGCGTGTGTAAATTGGTGGTGTTCGGGCAATTCTCGGTGTTGGGTGGGCCGCATTCTCCTTGTTCCTGAGGGAGTTGGTTGAACAAGTAGACTTTCATGCGATCTCCGGCTTTGATTCGAAAAGTCGGACCAGTGAGCCCACCCTCATAGGATCGATTCGGTGGGAGAGGTTCTCCGTTGAGTGTGTTGTTGGCAAAGGCCACACGCAATTGGGTATTAAGGAGCCCGTGCTTCGATCGACGCACTTCCGGCTGTGTAAAGTGTGCAATGCCTGACGAATTTGCGGTGAGCCCTGCTTCATCTATCACAGGGGTTGAAGTGGCTAGCCCCATGCCGTTCGATCCTGCATCGGACAGTCTCTGAGGCCCTTCAGCACATGCAGCAAGACCGGATGCCAGAAGTCCACCACCCACACCGACTGCTGCCCGTAACAACTGACGTCGAGTTAAGGGAGATTCCTCTGAGGAGTTTTTTTCGTGTGATAATGCCCTATGGTCCTCGGTCATTGCGTTCCTCCTTTTCAATAGGTAATCAGGATTTCACATACATGATATCTAGAAAAAAACGGAACAGCGGTACTTCTTCTATGGTCCATTGACGACTTCGAGGCGAGTCTGGTGGATCCGCGGGGCATCGCTTTGTATACTATCGCCTTGTGGATTTTCAATAAAGAGATATTGGCAAATATCTGAGAGTTTGTGGAGAAAAATTATGCCAGCCAAATATGACGCGATTGTGATTGGAAGTGGTCATAACGGACTGACATGCGCCTGCTATCTGGCGAAAGCCGGACTCAAGGTTCTTGTGCTGGAACAGTATCATTCAATCGGTGGCATGACCAACACGGAAGAGCTCATCCTACCCGGTTTTCAGTCAGACACACATGCGTTCTGCGTTCAGGTTGGAAGCTTTTCCCCGGCGCTCCATGAGCTGCAGTTAGCCCGATACGGTTTCGAGCTGATCTATTCCGATCCTTGCTTTTCCCACGTCTTCCCGAACGGTCGCTCGATCTCTGTCCGCCGGAATGTCGATGAGACGTGTCAGAGTATCGCTCAATTTTCAAAAATGGACTCTGCCACGTGGCGTGCGCTATTCGAACGATTTCTCACGGTGAAGGACCAGATTGCCGCCTCATTCAATACTCCACCACCTTCTTTTGCGGATCAAGCATCCACATTGCAGAATTTACCGGGTGGCCTGGACGAATACCGCTTTCAACTGCAAACCTTCCGGTCATGGTGTAACGAGATGTTCGAGGTGGATGAAACAAAGGCTCTATTCGGGTCCTGGGATTTGCATGTGGGGACTTCTCCGGATGATGTGGGCGGCGCGAGTATGGCATGGCTCTTCACGATGGTGATTCAGCACTTTGGAAACAACGTGGTGAAAGGGGGTATGCGTAATTTACCCCTGACACTTGCTGGTTTCCTGGAAGCACACGGGGGAGAAATAAAAACGGAAGCCCGAGTCAATGACATCATCGTGGAGAATGGGAAGGCGATTGCCGTACGGCTTGCTGGAGGGGAAGAGGTGGAGGTTGGCACACTGGTCGCTTCAAATGTTGATCCTCAACAACT includes these proteins:
- a CDS encoding MliC family protein, which codes for MSKWVAIVLFIVAAIAQSIGGLASGKAAKTLCSDSWYQFIEENVPTSDGQGHGPDIGSDEWKSVIEFKLGIRDKPDVPSRDTEAWCRHIDQMVLENRTSSKSVGNPGGAAKAQGPSFACINVIGGSIEAMICKDEELSALDRKLSDVYASASKKASNEHPSVLKTEQRGWIKGRDDCWKSGDTRGCVRDEYTRRIAELQARYRLVPHSGPISFLCGDTSANEVVAMFFQTQPPTLIAERGDSVSLMFLQPSGSGTKYHGRNETFWEHQGEALITWGFGAPSMHCKKTS
- a CDS encoding HEPN family nuclease, whose protein sequence is MGEPEEILDTTTIGRNDAIRFASLTLANLEFLEQAWRADHSRSDGSGIHLVTQTVNSLLGLVVFTCEKKYVRCTLSERLVDLAEKGWPSWTFTLGGAPNHTLGELIYHLRNGAAHARLAFSSDSSLPADVRITVEDALSKTSPVYWRASITAADLLKFCHLYGKHVDEVIG
- a CDS encoding VOC family protein, with protein sequence MIKHFDHVTIVVRNVEKAKQFFGLLGFKEDKSVVIAGPQFSNYMGVDGIEAEHITLVLPNVSPRTEVQLLNYRSPDPLPDPAIRNLTKLGFNHVCFAVDDLEAEVAKLQAHGVQLRNEVMDFHDRKLVFLSGPEGITVELAEWNQSRRKR
- a CDS encoding alpha/beta hydrolase is translated as MKRVYDPTIEKVAQAFPRVDVTDVLGARKVVAEFCEALQKSTGRPRHDQIEEVEKTIPGPKGAPPLPIRLYVPKDRTEAGPAFVNFHGGAFIMGDLESEHPRCLAMTADGGAVSVGVDYRLAPEHPFPAGVEDCYAALRWVAANAEELQVDPNRIAIGGGSAGGNLSAAVALMARDRGGPKIAYQMLFYPVVDDRSETDSMKAGTDLYIWDYWNNLRMWDHYIGRDRDEVSPYAAPARADNLSGLPPAYVMTCEHDPLRDEGILYAMRLMAAGVPVELHHYPGTVHGFDFLAQSDISTLAIREGVEAFKRAMGRAS
- a CDS encoding IS30 family transposase; protein product: MKRRPRIYYTEEQKALMWDRWKKGESLESIARLFDRHHPSIERILREHGGIRPPERRRSSCALTLAEREEISRGIATGCSIRSIAASLNRAPSTISREIKRNHGQGGYRASQADQAAWARAHRPKTCKLVENRALARIVARKLQLEWSPEQIAGWLKHTYPDDERYQVSHETIYRSLFIQARGALKKELMQHLRRTRMMRRSRHHTQKTEEHGRITDTVSIRERPASAADRALPGHWEGDLLFGSHNSQMATLVERHTRYLMLVKVDSKDTETVINALIKQAHKLPRELYKSLTWDRGKEMADHKRFTLATDIKVYFCDPHNPWQRGSNENTNGLLRQYFPKGMDLSRVPQAKLNAVARRLNERPRKTLNFETPAERFNPCVAATG
- a CDS encoding class I SAM-dependent methyltransferase — encoded protein: MQTSTTEAHMTTDYNQIANQYKKAKEQPWWTRSVLYSMMNLIGDLADKSVVDVACGEGWLTRELRKAGASEVVGVDISEEMIELARRQEAYEPLGIEYRVEDARAPTSAQKFDISTSTCLLVYAYNHEELSMMCGGLARCIKSGGRYVTLIVNPDLYSMQANPPDYRKYGFQARLPESAYEGAPLVWTIYLDDSTIEIENYYMPMGAHESALYEAGFRDVTFHNLTIAPDPQAGEEGNYWEDILRYPPAIMIDGIKT
- a CDS encoding multicopper oxidase family protein, with translation MTEDHRALSHEKNSSEESPLTRRQLLRAAVGVGGGLLASGLAACAEGPQRLSDAGSNGMGLATSTPVIDEAGLTANSSGIAHFTQPEVRRSKHGLLNTQLRVAFANNTLNGEPLPPNRSYEGGLTGPTFRIKAGDRMKVYLFNQLPQEQGECGPPNTENCPNTTNLHTHGLHISPTGNSDNVLLEIPPGNDLQFQFDIPDHHHAGTFWYHAHRHGSTASQLREGMAGALIIEGDIDQVPEIQVARDQVFLFQQLRIPFDKPENQLPTTINGLLEPVLTLQPGEVQRWRLIHAGIDELLTIELVNEEGIPQDLHVIAIDGITLGKIDTSKEVFLAPGNRADVLIKAGPKGIYRLKKKMEEVGLDGNPESEQLLANIQVMGPRINMSLPSNRELRPLAPFRPITDQELTDPPKQPELVFDIANGQFMIDGQEFDHTRVDRTMTLNGVQEWTLSSKNGSHPFHIHVNPFQVIKINGKPVDPVWRDTILVRSNPPVTVTMRTRYEVFTGKYVLHCHNLVHEDRGMMQLIEILSS
- a CDS encoding NAD(P)/FAD-dependent oxidoreductase — translated: MPAKYDAIVIGSGHNGLTCACYLAKAGLKVLVLEQYHSIGGMTNTEELILPGFQSDTHAFCVQVGSFSPALHELQLARYGFELIYSDPCFSHVFPNGRSISVRRNVDETCQSIAQFSKMDSATWRALFERFLTVKDQIAASFNTPPPSFADQASTLQNLPGGLDEYRFQLQTFRSWCNEMFEVDETKALFGSWDLHVGTSPDDVGGASMAWLFTMVIQHFGNNVVKGGMRNLPLTLAGFLEAHGGEIKTEARVNDIIVENGKAIAVRLAGGEEVEVGTLVASNVDPQQLVLHLLGEDRVGTNLAKKMRQYELGESVMVVYLALDSPVEYKAGPLAGQSVYVHPTPASLDYFSRLFHEVRGGRLPAEPFCLVCNDSAGDSTRVPSGRGLMKLVVQPVPYALKDDATGKIRGRTWNEAKEPFADYVIDRLTRDYIPDLRNKILKRVVHSPKDLEELMPSAPQGTITHGAFVPYQMGSMRPIPELGHYRSPVRNVYLCGSGSHPGAGVTMAPGRNAAQIIYQDLNLDFAKTLATH